One window of the Nicotiana tabacum cultivar K326 chromosome 4, ASM71507v2, whole genome shotgun sequence genome contains the following:
- the LOC107788948 gene encoding RING-H2 finger protein ATL60-like — protein sequence MGSGKLGESGMIALTAKIMMAVIIFLFLVVVFIFFLHLYAKWFWGYRQEDNGNPNAGTRRQRRRRFDFGGGYQEVNVLRSGLDPSILKTIPVVPFNIKDFKDGLECSVCLSEVSEGENTRVLPKCKHGFHVDCIDMWFHSHSTCPLCRNPVSEQSAESISETIGSSVEEGSASTETQNIPTNVLFWGDETSTTSSASTSNRPDGILVIDIPRQNTEQEEEEGQKTPTSTRLRSLTRLFSRVNPYNVDVEQGSRGQS from the coding sequence ATGGGAAGTGGAAAATTAGGTGAATCAGGTATGATTGCGCTCACCGCAAAAATCATGATGGCGGTAATCATATTCCTTTTCCTcgtagttgttttcatattcttTCTCCACTTATACGCCAAATGGTTCTGGGGGTACCGGCAAGAAGACAACGGCAATCCGAACGCCGGCACAAGGCGGCAGCGCCGTCGACGTTTCGACTTTGGTGGCGGTTATCAAGAAGTGAATGTACTCCGCAGCGGACTTGACCCTTCCATACTTAAAACCATTCCTGTAGTTCCGTTTAATATCAAGGATTTTAAAGACGGATTGGAATGTTCGGTTTGTCTTAGCGAAGTCTCTGAGGGTGAAAATACGAGAGTTTTGCCAAAATGCAAGCATGGGTTTCATGTTGATTGTATTGATATGTGGTTTCATTCTCATTCCACGTGTCCTCTTTGCCGAAACCCTGTTTCAGAACAGTCTGCAGAATCAATTTCCGAGACCATTGGGTCATCGGTAGAAGAGGGTTCAGCTTCTACAGAGACACAAAATATTCCTACTAATGTTCTGTTTTGGGGAGATGAGACTAGTACTACATCCTCAGCATCTACGAGCAATAGACCAGATGGGATTTTGGTGATTGATATTCCAAGACAGAATACAGAACAAGAAGAAGAGGAAGGACAAAAGACACCAACGTCAACACGATTGAGATCATTAACAAGGCTTTTTAGCAGGGTAAATCCTTACAACGTAGATGTAGAACAAGGAAGCAGGGGCCAGAGCTAG